In Ferribacterium limneticum, a genomic segment contains:
- the ndk gene encoding nucleoside-diphosphate kinase, whose amino-acid sequence MAIELALSIIKPDAVAKNVIGKIYSRFETNGLKIVASKMVWLSEQEAGQFYAVHKARPFFKDLVSFMTSGPVMVQVLEGENAIAKNRELMGATNPKEAAAGTIRADFAESIDANAVHGSDAPETAAVEVAFFFPGLNVYAGR is encoded by the coding sequence ATGGCTATCGAACTCGCCCTCTCCATTATCAAACCTGACGCTGTTGCCAAGAACGTTATCGGCAAGATTTACTCCCGTTTCGAAACCAACGGTCTGAAGATCGTTGCCTCCAAGATGGTCTGGTTGTCCGAACAGGAAGCCGGCCAGTTCTACGCCGTGCACAAGGCCCGTCCTTTCTTCAAGGATTTGGTTTCTTTCATGACCTCCGGTCCGGTCATGGTTCAAGTGCTCGAAGGCGAAAACGCCATCGCCAAGAACCGCGAACTGATGGGCGCCACCAACCCGAAGGAAGCCGCCGCCGGTACCATCCGCGCCGACTTCGCTGAATCGATCGACGCCAACGCCGTGCACGGCTCTGATGCCCCGGAAACCGCCGCCGTGGAAGTTGCTTTCTTCTTCCCGGGTCTGAACGTCTACGCTGGTCGCTAA
- the rlmN gene encoding 23S rRNA (adenine(2503)-C(2))-methyltransferase RlmN, translated as MTVNLLDFDGESLTAWFAEQGEKPFRAKQVLRWIHRSGVADFDAMTDIAKSLREKLKAKAVVAPPAIVSDKLSDDGTRKFLIDVGNGNAVETVFIPEDDRGTLCISTQAGCALDCAFCSTGKQGFNRNLTVAEIIGQLWQANHALGAVHGDERVISNVVLMGMGEPLANFENSVAALKLMLDDNAYGLSRRRVTVSTSGLVPVMDRLGNECPVALAVSLHAPNDKLRDQIVPINQKYPLRELMAACQRYLDKAPRDFITFEYIMLDSINDSDAHARELLALVKSVHCKFNLIPFNPFPGSPFKRSPAERVRRFADILMQAGIVTTTRKTRGDDIDAACGQLAGQVLDKTKRTAGRVIPLVEARS; from the coding sequence ATGACCGTCAATCTGCTGGATTTCGATGGCGAAAGCCTGACTGCCTGGTTTGCCGAACAGGGCGAAAAGCCCTTTCGCGCCAAGCAGGTCTTGCGCTGGATCCATCGTTCCGGCGTGGCGGACTTCGATGCCATGACCGACATCGCCAAGAGCCTTCGCGAGAAGCTCAAGGCGAAGGCGGTCGTGGCGCCGCCGGCCATCGTCTCCGACAAGCTGTCGGATGATGGCACGCGCAAGTTCCTGATTGATGTCGGCAACGGCAATGCCGTCGAAACGGTGTTCATTCCCGAAGACGACCGCGGTACGCTGTGCATTTCGACGCAAGCTGGCTGCGCCCTCGACTGCGCCTTCTGCTCGACCGGCAAGCAAGGCTTCAACCGCAACCTGACGGTGGCGGAAATCATCGGCCAGCTCTGGCAGGCCAATCACGCACTCGGTGCGGTCCATGGCGACGAACGCGTCATTTCCAACGTCGTCCTGATGGGCATGGGCGAACCGCTCGCCAATTTTGAAAATTCTGTTGCCGCCTTGAAGCTGATGCTAGACGACAACGCCTACGGTCTGTCACGCCGCCGTGTCACCGTCTCCACCTCGGGCCTCGTGCCGGTCATGGACCGTCTCGGCAACGAATGCCCGGTGGCGCTGGCCGTCTCGCTGCACGCCCCGAACGACAAGCTGCGCGACCAGATCGTGCCGATCAACCAGAAATATCCATTGAGAGAACTGATGGCGGCCTGCCAGCGTTATCTGGACAAGGCGCCACGCGACTTCATTACCTTCGAGTACATCATGCTCGACAGCATCAATGACAGTGACGCCCACGCCCGCGAATTGCTGGCGTTGGTCAAGTCGGTCCATTGCAAGTTCAACCTGATTCCCTTCAACCCCTTCCCAGGCTCGCCGTTCAAGCGTTCACCGGCCGAGCGGGTGCGCCGCTTTGCCGATATCCTGATGCAGGCCGGTATTGTGACAACGACGCGCAAGACGCGCGGTGACGACATCGATGCCGCCTGTGGCCAGTTGGCCGGGCAAGTGCTGGATAAAACCAAGCGTACCGCCGGACGAGTGATTCCCTTAGTGGAGGCAAGATCGTGA
- the pilW gene encoding type IV pilus biogenesis/stability protein PilW codes for MKFFSLKSRVAGVFLGALCVLPVQAQYDFNPSATGQSTVPSDPRNRAKIHTELASMYFQAGNPGVALDELRIALSADAGYFQAYSVRGLVRLSLKEYDKAEDDFRQALNLAPNDPEVNNNYGWYLCETGKERQSIAYFLNALKSPLYETPDKAYTNAGACAFKAGDFDGAQDYLLKALQLSRDGAVPARLQLAKIFYKRGNFEESRIYLAEALKMMEPPTADALWLGLRLERKQGNRAGEAGYASQLRGRYPTSQEYQEFLKGNFE; via the coding sequence GTGAAATTCTTTTCGCTGAAAAGCCGGGTTGCCGGTGTTTTTCTGGGCGCGCTCTGCGTTTTGCCTGTTCAAGCCCAATACGACTTTAATCCCTCGGCAACCGGTCAGTCGACGGTTCCGAGCGATCCCCGGAATCGGGCGAAGATTCATACCGAACTGGCGTCAATGTATTTTCAGGCCGGAAATCCGGGGGTCGCGCTTGATGAGCTGCGCATCGCGCTGAGTGCGGACGCCGGTTATTTTCAGGCTTATAGCGTGCGTGGGCTGGTCCGCCTCTCGTTGAAAGAGTACGACAAGGCGGAAGACGATTTTCGGCAGGCGCTGAACCTTGCGCCGAACGATCCCGAGGTCAATAACAACTACGGCTGGTACCTCTGCGAAACGGGCAAGGAACGTCAGTCCATCGCCTATTTTCTCAATGCGTTAAAGAGCCCGTTATACGAGACACCGGACAAGGCCTACACCAATGCCGGCGCTTGTGCTTTCAAGGCGGGGGATTTCGATGGCGCGCAGGATTACCTGCTCAAGGCCTTGCAGCTTTCGCGCGATGGGGCCGTGCCGGCACGCCTGCAACTGGCCAAAATTTTTTACAAGCGCGGAAATTTTGAAGAGTCACGTATCTATCTGGCCGAAGCGCTGAAAATGATGGAGCCGCCAACGGCTGATGCCCTTTGGCTTGGTCTGCGTCTCGAACGCAAGCAGGGTAACCGTGCAGGTGAAGCTGGCTATGCCTCGCAACTGCGCGGGCGTTATCCGACATCGCAGGAGTATCAGGAATTCCTGAAAGGCAATTTTGAATGA
- a CDS encoding RodZ domain-containing protein has product MSEQVNIQDVVAEEVVVMSGPPVGEQLRLAREARGLEVADIAQTLKLGPRQVEALEGGDWKGLPGNTFIRGFVRNYARLIQIDPVPLMAQLDDVLEKPVNSLGVSEMTPATMPHSGSAGSQRSKLFVLIGAGSVVLAALAYFLMPGDLSSLRESTQSLLDSLARKEPEVSTAAPVATAVEPVFPPGATPQQVMNPQVLAPAEVQTPSSASPANPELRESGVAPANAPQMRFLFEKDSWLEVRDRDNKVVFSQKLTAGTEQALSGQGPLSITIGYAPGVRVFWHGQAVDLAPHMRGDVARLVLE; this is encoded by the coding sequence ATGAGTGAGCAGGTGAATATTCAGGACGTCGTCGCCGAGGAGGTTGTTGTGATGTCCGGGCCGCCAGTCGGCGAGCAGTTACGTTTGGCGCGCGAGGCGCGCGGGTTGGAAGTGGCGGATATCGCCCAGACGCTCAAGCTCGGGCCGCGGCAGGTTGAAGCGCTTGAGGGCGGCGACTGGAAAGGTCTGCCGGGCAATACCTTCATTCGTGGTTTTGTCCGCAATTATGCCCGCCTGATCCAGATTGATCCGGTGCCTCTGATGGCGCAACTGGACGATGTACTGGAAAAGCCGGTCAATAGCCTGGGTGTTTCGGAGATGACGCCCGCTACGATGCCGCATTCCGGCAGCGCCGGGTCCCAGCGCAGCAAGCTGTTCGTGCTGATCGGGGCTGGATCGGTCGTCTTGGCAGCATTGGCGTATTTCCTGATGCCCGGCGATCTTTCGTCCCTGCGCGAAAGCACGCAGTCTTTGCTCGACTCACTGGCCCGCAAGGAGCCGGAAGTATCGACAGCTGCGCCAGTTGCCACTGCTGTCGAGCCGGTTTTTCCGCCTGGGGCGACGCCACAGCAGGTCATGAACCCGCAAGTGCTTGCGCCCGCCGAGGTGCAAACGCCCTCATCTGCGTCTCCGGCCAACCCGGAATTGCGGGAGTCTGGCGTAGCGCCGGCCAATGCGCCGCAGATGCGTTTCCTGTTCGAGAAAGACTCCTGGCTTGAAGTTCGGGATCGCGACAACAAGGTCGTATTTTCCCAGAAGCTGACGGCAGGTACAGAACAGGCACTATCCGGGCAGGGACCACTTTCCATTACTATCGGCTACGCGCCGGGTGTCCGTGTGTTCTGGCATGGACAGGCGGTTGATCTGGCTCCGCATATGCGTGGCGATGTGGCCCGTCTGGTTCTGGAGTAA
- the ispG gene encoding flavodoxin-dependent (E)-4-hydroxy-3-methylbut-2-enyl-diphosphate synthase: protein MSAVAKRLTRSCFVGHVKLGGDAPTVIQSMTNTDTADYLATALQTAELARAGSELVRITVNSPEAAAAVPKIREHLDRMNCNVPLIGDFHYNGHRLLTEHPACAEALAKYRINPGNVGFGKKKDEQFAQMVELACKYDKPVRIGVNWGSLDQELLARIMDENSGRPQPLDATEIMRHAMVTSALESAAKAEEVGLAGEKIILSCKVSSVQDLIAIYRELSKRADYALHLGLTEAGMGSKGIVASTAALSVLLQEGIGDTIRISLTPEPGGSRTQEVIVGQEILQTMGLRAFTPMVAACPGCGRTTSTLFQELAGEVQDFVRAKMPEWKLRYDGAENMTLAVMGCIVNGPGESKHANIGISLPGTGEAPSAPVYEDGQKTVTLKGDNIANEFKQIIERYVERTYTKKLKS, encoded by the coding sequence GTGAGCGCAGTTGCCAAACGCTTGACCCGGTCCTGTTTCGTCGGGCATGTGAAACTGGGGGGCGATGCCCCGACGGTCATCCAGTCGATGACCAACACCGATACCGCCGACTATCTGGCCACCGCTTTGCAAACCGCCGAACTGGCACGGGCTGGTTCCGAACTGGTGCGCATCACGGTGAACTCGCCCGAAGCCGCTGCCGCCGTGCCGAAAATCCGCGAGCACCTTGACCGGATGAACTGCAACGTGCCGCTGATCGGTGATTTTCATTACAACGGTCATCGCCTGCTGACCGAGCATCCGGCCTGTGCCGAGGCGCTGGCCAAGTATCGGATCAATCCGGGCAACGTCGGTTTCGGCAAAAAGAAGGACGAGCAGTTCGCCCAGATGGTTGAATTGGCCTGCAAGTACGACAAGCCGGTGCGCATTGGCGTCAATTGGGGCAGCCTCGATCAGGAACTGCTGGCTCGAATAATGGACGAAAATTCCGGTCGACCGCAGCCTTTGGATGCGACCGAGATCATGCGCCATGCAATGGTGACATCGGCTCTCGAATCTGCTGCCAAGGCCGAAGAGGTTGGCTTGGCTGGTGAAAAAATCATTCTGTCCTGCAAGGTCTCCAGTGTTCAGGACCTGATCGCCATTTATCGCGAGCTTTCGAAGCGTGCCGACTATGCGCTGCACCTTGGTCTGACCGAAGCGGGCATGGGTTCGAAGGGAATCGTCGCATCGACCGCAGCGTTGTCCGTTTTGTTGCAGGAAGGCATCGGCGACACCATTCGTATTTCGCTGACGCCGGAACCCGGTGGTTCGCGCACGCAGGAAGTCATCGTTGGCCAAGAGATCCTGCAAACCATGGGTCTGCGCGCCTTTACGCCGATGGTCGCGGCTTGTCCCGGTTGCGGCCGGACGACCAGCACCCTGTTTCAGGAACTGGCCGGTGAGGTGCAGGATTTTGTCCGCGCCAAAATGCCAGAATGGAAGCTACGTTACGACGGCGCAGAGAACATGACACTGGCCGTGATGGGCTGCATCGTCAATGGCCCTGGCGAATCGAAGCACGCCAATATCGGCATTTCGCTGCCGGGGACCGGTGAGGCACCATCGGCACCAGTCTACGAGGATGGCCAGAAGACCGTCACCCTCAAGGGCGACAACATTGCCAACGAATTCAAGCAAATCATCGAGCGCTATGTCGAGCGCACCTACACCAAGAAACTGAAGTCATGA
- the hisS gene encoding histidine--tRNA ligase, with the protein MSQTLQAVRGMNDILPDEAAFWELFEDTIRSWLKGYGYRPIRMPIVEPTPLFKRAIGEVTDIVEKEMYSFIDGLNGEALTLRPEGTAGCVRAVIEHNLAARQTQRLYYIGQMFRHERPQKGRYRQFHQVGVESFGMLGPDIDAEMILMGARLWNDLGLDGIELQLNSLGQSEERAQHRAALITYFEENADLLDEDAKRRLHTNPLRILDTKNRAMQDLCAAAPKLIDYLGAESLAHFEGVQRVLRDAGIPFKINPRLVRGLDYYNLTVFEWVTDKLGAQGTVCAGGRYDGLVEQLGGKPTPACGFAMGVERLIALIRDSGGEPAAPTPDVYLVHQGEEAARLAFRVAEGLRDQGIDVLQHCGGGSFKSQMKKADGSGAAFAVIIGDDEASTGEAQLKSLRQPGTEQRKLKVDELAEAIIDQIIDSDEEE; encoded by the coding sequence ATGAGTCAAACCTTGCAAGCCGTCCGCGGGATGAACGATATCCTGCCCGACGAAGCCGCATTCTGGGAACTGTTCGAGGACACCATCCGGTCGTGGCTGAAGGGCTACGGCTATCGCCCGATCCGCATGCCCATCGTCGAGCCGACGCCGCTTTTCAAGCGCGCCATCGGCGAAGTGACCGATATCGTCGAGAAGGAAATGTATTCCTTCATCGATGGTCTCAACGGCGAAGCGCTGACCCTGCGCCCGGAAGGCACGGCCGGTTGCGTGCGCGCCGTCATAGAACACAATCTGGCCGCTCGGCAGACTCAGCGCCTTTACTACATTGGCCAGATGTTCCGCCACGAGCGCCCGCAAAAGGGCCGCTATCGCCAGTTTCATCAGGTCGGGGTCGAATCCTTCGGTATGCTCGGCCCGGATATCGATGCCGAAATGATCCTGATGGGCGCTCGTCTGTGGAACGACCTCGGGCTGGATGGCATCGAGCTGCAGCTCAACAGCCTTGGTCAATCGGAGGAGCGCGCCCAGCATCGCGCCGCCTTGATTACCTACTTTGAGGAAAACGCGGATTTGCTTGACGAAGATGCCAAGCGTCGCCTGCATACCAACCCGCTGCGGATTCTCGATACCAAGAATCGGGCCATGCAGGACCTGTGCGCCGCTGCGCCGAAGCTTATCGACTACCTCGGTGCCGAATCGCTGGCCCATTTCGAAGGCGTGCAGCGTGTCTTGCGTGATGCCGGCATCCCCTTCAAGATCAATCCTCGCCTGGTCCGTGGTCTCGATTATTACAACCTTACCGTTTTCGAATGGGTGACCGACAAACTGGGCGCCCAGGGTACGGTCTGCGCCGGTGGCCGTTACGATGGCTTGGTTGAGCAACTCGGCGGCAAGCCGACGCCAGCCTGCGGTTTTGCCATGGGTGTCGAACGCCTGATCGCCCTGATCAGGGACTCCGGAGGCGAGCCGGCAGCGCCGACGCCGGATGTTTACCTCGTACATCAGGGCGAAGAAGCAGCTCGCCTTGCCTTTCGTGTCGCTGAAGGTTTGCGCGACCAAGGGATCGACGTGCTACAACACTGCGGTGGTGGCAGCTTCAAATCGCAGATGAAAAAAGCCGATGGCAGCGGTGCAGCCTTCGCGGTGATTATTGGCGATGACGAAGCGTCGACCGGAGAAGCTCAGTTGAAGTCGCTGCGTCAGCCCGGCACTGAACAACGTAAACTGAAAGTCGATGAGTTGGCAGAAGCCATCATCGACCAAATTATTGATTCGGATGAAGAGGAATAA
- a CDS encoding YfgM family protein — protein sequence MAHYDLEEQEQIDTLKTWWKMYGNLVTSVVVAASLGVIGWQGWNWYQRGQSAQAAAIYGVLEQATAIGDAQKVKAAAGELAEKFGSTSYASLGALLAGKQSFEAGDLKTAKSQFGWVAENGKDEIRDLARLRLAAVQIDEQAYDDALKQLEAAHAPAFDARFQELKGDVLSAQGKKAEARTAYKAALEKMTGKQGSGRELLQQKLDNLGEAV from the coding sequence ATGGCGCATTACGACCTCGAAGAACAGGAACAAATAGATACCCTGAAGACCTGGTGGAAGATGTATGGCAACCTCGTGACGAGCGTGGTTGTTGCTGCTTCGCTGGGGGTTATCGGTTGGCAAGGCTGGAACTGGTACCAGCGCGGGCAATCGGCGCAAGCAGCAGCTATCTATGGCGTACTGGAGCAGGCGACGGCCATCGGCGACGCCCAGAAAGTCAAAGCAGCGGCTGGCGAGCTGGCCGAGAAATTTGGCAGCACCAGCTATGCCTCTCTGGGGGCGCTGTTGGCTGGCAAGCAGTCATTTGAAGCGGGCGACCTGAAAACCGCGAAGAGCCAGTTTGGCTGGGTGGCCGAAAATGGCAAGGACGAGATCAGGGATCTGGCCCGTCTGCGGCTGGCCGCTGTTCAAATTGACGAACAGGCCTACGACGATGCGCTCAAGCAGCTTGAAGCCGCTCATGCCCCGGCATTTGATGCACGCTTTCAGGAGTTGAAGGGTGATGTGCTTTCGGCTCAAGGCAAGAAGGCTGAAGCGCGGACGGCCTACAAGGCTGCACTGGAAAAAATGACTGGCAAGCAGGGTTCCGGTCGTGAATTGCTGCAACAGAAACTCGATAACCTGGGTGAGGCCGTCTGA
- the bamB gene encoding outer membrane protein assembly factor BamB gives MSRQLAALFAAAGLFLGGCATVSDTIDSINPFATAGPKMAPLGPLTATAEVRTAWAVSVGKAGDYTFTPAVVGSVAYVASRSGTVSKLEDGKLVWKVEAGQPLSAGVGANSRLLVVGTSKGDVLAFSADDGKALWQAKVSSEVLAAPVIGDDGVAVKSGDNRIHLLDAGDGGRKWVYQRSTPSLSVRSAGSPVFADRYIFVGYPGGKLVALAVQNGAPVWEGAVALPKGATELDRVADIVAPPVVDGRLICAVAFQGRVACFDMGQGGAMVWSRDLSSVAGLAMDSRYLFVADDKGVVYALDRQSGSSLWKQDKLKNRRLSAPVVQRGLVAVADAEGIVHFLSRDDGSFAARQKTDGTPVRAPLQMLGNAVLVQTTGGSVSAIEAQ, from the coding sequence ATGTCACGACAACTTGCTGCCCTGTTTGCCGCTGCCGGCCTCTTCCTTGGCGGCTGTGCGACTGTGTCGGATACGATCGATTCGATCAATCCGTTTGCCACCGCCGGGCCGAAAATGGCTCCGCTAGGGCCGCTGACCGCAACAGCGGAAGTCCGTACGGCGTGGGCTGTCAGTGTTGGCAAGGCCGGTGACTATACGTTCACGCCAGCCGTGGTCGGTAGCGTTGCTTATGTGGCGAGCCGGAGCGGTACGGTTTCGAAGCTGGAAGACGGCAAGCTTGTCTGGAAAGTCGAAGCCGGCCAACCCCTGTCGGCTGGCGTCGGCGCAAATAGCCGCTTGCTGGTCGTTGGTACGTCAAAAGGTGATGTACTGGCCTTCTCTGCTGACGATGGCAAAGCGCTTTGGCAGGCCAAGGTTTCGAGCGAGGTGCTCGCCGCCCCCGTCATCGGTGATGATGGCGTGGCGGTGAAGAGTGGTGACAACCGCATTCATCTGCTTGACGCCGGCGATGGTGGGCGCAAATGGGTCTATCAACGGTCGACGCCTTCATTGTCTGTGCGCAGTGCGGGTTCGCCGGTGTTTGCTGACCGCTATATCTTTGTTGGGTACCCCGGCGGCAAGCTCGTCGCTCTGGCGGTACAAAACGGTGCTCCGGTCTGGGAAGGTGCTGTTGCCTTGCCCAAGGGGGCGACCGAACTTGATCGGGTGGCTGATATCGTTGCGCCACCGGTTGTCGATGGTCGTTTGATCTGCGCTGTCGCCTTCCAGGGGCGTGTGGCCTGTTTCGACATGGGGCAGGGCGGGGCAATGGTCTGGTCGCGTGACCTGTCTTCGGTGGCTGGCCTGGCCATGGACAGCCGCTACCTATTCGTCGCCGATGACAAGGGCGTCGTCTATGCGCTCGACCGTCAGTCCGGGAGCAGCCTGTGGAAACAGGATAAACTCAAAAATCGTCGCCTCTCTGCGCCTGTCGTGCAGCGTGGGCTGGTCGCCGTGGCTGATGCTGAGGGCATTGTTCACTTCCTTTCCCGTGACGATGGCAGCTTTGCCGCGCGCCAGAAAACCGATGGCACGCCGGTTCGCGCGCCACTTCAGATGCTCGGTAACGCCGTTCTGGTTCAGACCACGGGCGGCAGCGTGAGCGCAATCGAGGCTCAATGA
- the der gene encoding ribosome biogenesis GTPase Der produces the protein MKPTLVLVGRPNVGKSTLFNRLTKSRDAIVADLPGLTRDRHYGHGKLGKKPHLVVDTGGFEPLVKEGILHEMARQTEQAIAEADAIIFVVDGRAGLTPHDKEIANKLRRVDCPVIVAVNKAEGMNSGMVEAEFHELGLGEPNAISSAHGEGVRGLVELALESFPEPEDDEWHSDAIRVAIVGRPNVGKSTLINTLLGEERVIAFDAPGTTRDSIEIDFERGGRKYVLIDTAGMRKRGKVFESIEKFSVVKTLQAIEDANVVILMVDAQADVSDQDAHIADFIVQSGKALVVAVNKWDGLDSYVREQTRLILQRKLQFLSFAKFHFISARDNIGLESLFRSVDSAYAAAMAKMTTPRLTRVLIDAVAKQAPAKHGLFRPKPRYAHQGGSNPPIIVIHGNAVDKITDSYRRFLEHTFREAFKLQGTPLRIQCVSAKNPFADKDKK, from the coding sequence ATGAAACCTACGCTCGTTCTGGTTGGCCGACCCAATGTCGGCAAATCCACGTTGTTCAATCGCCTGACCAAATCGCGCGACGCTATCGTCGCCGATTTGCCAGGGCTGACTCGCGACCGTCACTACGGCCACGGAAAACTGGGCAAGAAGCCCCATCTGGTGGTTGATACGGGCGGTTTTGAGCCGCTGGTCAAGGAAGGCATCCTGCACGAAATGGCTCGCCAGACGGAACAGGCGATTGCCGAAGCCGATGCCATCATCTTCGTTGTTGATGGTCGTGCCGGCCTGACGCCGCACGACAAGGAAATCGCCAACAAACTGCGCCGCGTCGACTGTCCGGTCATTGTTGCGGTCAACAAGGCTGAAGGCATGAATTCCGGCATGGTCGAGGCGGAGTTCCACGAACTCGGCCTCGGTGAGCCCAATGCCATCTCGTCGGCCCATGGTGAAGGGGTGCGTGGTCTGGTTGAACTGGCGCTCGAGAGCTTCCCTGAACCTGAAGATGACGAATGGCATTCTGACGCCATTCGCGTTGCCATCGTTGGTCGCCCCAATGTTGGCAAGTCGACCCTGATCAATACCTTGCTCGGTGAAGAGCGGGTCATCGCCTTCGATGCGCCGGGAACGACACGCGACTCGATTGAAATCGATTTCGAGCGAGGCGGCCGAAAATACGTGCTGATCGATACGGCAGGGATGCGCAAGCGCGGCAAGGTTTTTGAATCGATCGAGAAATTCTCGGTGGTCAAGACGCTGCAGGCCATCGAAGACGCCAATGTTGTCATCCTGATGGTCGACGCCCAGGCTGATGTGTCCGACCAGGATGCCCATATTGCCGACTTTATCGTCCAATCCGGTAAGGCGCTGGTGGTTGCAGTGAATAAATGGGATGGTCTCGATTCCTACGTTCGTGAACAGACTCGCCTGATCCTGCAACGCAAGCTGCAATTCCTCAGTTTTGCCAAGTTCCATTTCATTTCGGCACGCGACAATATCGGTCTGGAGTCGCTCTTCCGCTCAGTTGACTCAGCCTATGCCGCAGCGATGGCCAAAATGACCACCCCGCGCCTGACTCGTGTGCTGATTGATGCGGTCGCCAAGCAGGCGCCGGCCAAGCACGGGCTATTCCGGCCCAAGCCGCGCTATGCCCACCAGGGGGGCTCGAATCCACCGATCATCGTCATCCATGGCAACGCAGTCGACAAGATCACGGACAGCTATCGACGTTTCCTCGAACACACTTTCCGTGAAGCCTTCAAATTGCAGGGAACGCCGTTGCGCATCCAGTGCGTAAGCGCAAAAAATCCGTTTGCCGACAAAGACAAGAAATAA
- the hfq gene encoding RNA chaperone Hfq, with product MSNKGQLLQDPFLNALRREHVPVSIYLVNGIKLQGQVESFDQYVVLLKNTVTQMVYKHAISTVVPARPVNLQQEQAAE from the coding sequence ATGAGTAACAAAGGGCAACTTTTACAAGACCCCTTCCTCAACGCTCTTCGTCGTGAGCATGTTCCCGTCTCAATTTACCTGGTGAATGGGATCAAACTGCAGGGCCAGGTAGAATCGTTCGATCAGTACGTTGTACTGCTCAAGAACACGGTTACGCAGATGGTCTACAAACATGCCATCTCAACGGTTGTTCCGGCGCGTCCGGTCAACCTCCAACAGGAACAGGCTGCGGAATAA
- the hflX gene encoding GTPase HflX — translation MIERPAAGERAVIVQLNFGRSDLEDQLEEVRLLAASAGGVVVSEVFGKRQSPDPKTFAGRGKVDEIGAMVAAGGADLVIFNHELSPAQERNLERELKCRVIDRTSLILDIFALRATSAEGKLQVELAQLEHLSTRLVRGWTHLERQRGGIGMRGPGEKQLETDRRLLGNRVKLLKEKLGRLSRQRGVQRKARMRGDVLNVSLVGYTNAGKSTLFNALTHAGVYAADQLFATLDTTSRKLWIEGAGNIVISDTVGFIRDLPHSLVDAFHATLEVATHADLLLHVVDSASHARDEQIDEVNKVLREIGADGVRQLIAWNKIDLTEAMPGIERGEYDNIARVRVSARTGEGMDLLRESLAEYARAKAEARQKAIAEAEYEAQHDYIY, via the coding sequence ATGATTGAACGACCTGCCGCCGGAGAACGTGCGGTGATCGTTCAGCTCAATTTTGGCCGGTCCGATCTCGAGGATCAACTGGAAGAGGTCCGCTTGCTGGCTGCGTCGGCTGGTGGTGTGGTCGTTTCTGAAGTTTTTGGCAAGCGCCAGAGTCCCGATCCCAAGACATTTGCCGGTAGAGGCAAGGTTGACGAAATCGGTGCGATGGTTGCGGCTGGTGGGGCGGATCTGGTGATTTTTAATCACGAGCTTTCTCCCGCTCAGGAGCGCAATCTCGAAAGGGAGCTTAAGTGCCGAGTGATCGACCGAACCAGTCTGATACTCGATATTTTTGCTTTGCGTGCTACCAGTGCGGAGGGCAAGCTGCAGGTCGAGTTGGCTCAACTTGAGCACTTGTCGACACGCTTGGTGCGTGGCTGGACTCACCTCGAACGGCAGCGCGGCGGTATTGGTATGCGTGGCCCGGGCGAAAAACAACTGGAAACGGACCGCCGCTTGCTTGGCAACCGTGTCAAGTTATTGAAGGAAAAGCTTGGACGGCTCTCAAGGCAGCGTGGCGTACAGCGTAAAGCACGGATGCGTGGTGATGTCCTGAATGTTTCGCTGGTGGGCTACACCAACGCCGGAAAGTCGACTCTATTCAATGCACTGACACATGCCGGTGTTTACGCAGCCGACCAGTTATTTGCTACGCTGGATACGACTTCGCGCAAACTATGGATCGAAGGGGCTGGCAACATTGTTATTTCCGATACCGTCGGCTTTATTCGTGACCTGCCTCATTCTTTGGTTGATGCTTTTCATGCAACGCTGGAAGTGGCAACGCATGCGGATTTGTTGTTACACGTGGTGGATAGTGCGAGTCACGCTCGCGACGAGCAGATTGACGAAGTCAATAAGGTGCTCAGGGAAATTGGCGCTGACGGTGTCAGGCAATTGATTGCCTGGAACAAGATAGACCTGACCGAAGCCATGCCGGGCATCGAGCGGGGCGAGTATGATAATATCGCGCGCGTTCGAGTTAGTGCGCGTACTGGAGAAGGCATGGATTTGCTGCGTGAGTCCCTGGCCGAATATGCCCGAGCAAAGGCTGAAGCCCGTCAGAAGGCGATTGCTGAAGCTGAATATGAAGCACAACACGATTACATTTACTGA